A window from Purpureocillium takamizusanense chromosome 3, complete sequence encodes these proteins:
- a CDS encoding D-stereospecific aminopeptidase (COG:E~COG:Q~EggNog:ENOG503NU2W~MEROPS:MER0013629) gives MSQPAKAGRARIRHVIPKLYLGKWSPGRLNSITDVPGVLVHTQSIEPDANVHTGVTTILPRRNWHEYSSFAGVFRFNGCGEMTGSHWLNETGLLASPIIITATSSVGEGYRGVTEYCYRYHRNEQGDMDLFMFPLVAETFDGYLSDPAAFAVTPEHVMQGIKSATADRVPEGNTGGGTGMICHRWKGGTGSSSRIVKGFDVDGKVVDYTVGVLVQANYGSQDTLRIGGVPIGKILQDEGIAPSAAEQPAGGSGSSSSSKEPRKDGSIIIVVATDAPLIPIQLQRLATRATVGLGKVGGYGSNTSGDIFLAFSTGNKVPSQELSMSNGPGLNPYQPLARAVQMTDNDTINGLFEAAADATEEAIYNSLAMAESMTGFKGRHVEALDLAKVKEIVEKRL, from the coding sequence ATGTCGCAgcccgccaaggccggccgcgctCGCATCCGCCATGTCATCCCGAAGCTGTATCTCGGCAAGTGGTCGCCCGGCCGGCTCAACTCCATCACCGACGTGCCCGGCGTGCTGGTGCACACGCAGTCCATCGAGCCGGATGCAAACGTCCACACGGGCGTCACCACCATACTGCCGCGCAGGAACTGGCACGAGTACTCGAGCTTCGCCGGCGTCTTCCGCTTCAATGGCTGCGGCGAGATGACGGGCTCGCACTGGCTCAACGAGACGGGCCTGCTCGcgtcgcccatcatcatcaccgcgacctcgtccgtcggcgagggctaTCGCGGCGTGACCGAGTACTGCTATCGCTACCATCGCAACGAGCAAGGCGACATGGACCTCTTCATGTTCCCACTGGTCGCCGAGACTTTCGACGGCTACCTGAGCGATCCCGCGGCCTTTGCCGTTACCCCGGAGCATGTCATGCAAGGCATCAAGAGCGCCACCGCTGACCGCGTGCCCGAGGGCAACACGGGAGGCGGCACCGGCATGATCTGCCACCGCTGGAAGGGCGGCACTGGGTCCAGTAGCCGCATCGTCAAGGGCTTTGACGTGGACGGCAAGGTGGTCGACTACACGGTGGGCGTCCTGGTCCAGGCGAATTACGGCTCCCAAGACACGCTTCGCATCGGGGGTGTCCCCATCGGCAAGATCCTCCAGGACGAGGGCATTgccccgtcggccgcggaACAAcccgctggcggcagcggcagcagcagcagcagcaaggagccgcgcaaggacggcagcatcatcatcgtcgtcgcgacggACGCGCCTCTCATCCCCAtccagctgcagcgcctggcGACGCGAGCGACGGTCGGTCTGGGCAAGGTCGGCGGTTACGGCAGCAACACGTCCGGCGAcatcttcttggccttctccACGGGCAACAAGGTGCCCTCGCAGGAGCTGTCCATGTCCAACGGGCCAGGGCTCAACCCGTACCAGCCTCTCGCAAGGGCTGTGCAGATGACAGACAACGATACCATCAACGGCCTgttcgaggcggcggccgacgcgacgGAGGAGGCCATCTATAACTCCCTAGCCATGGCGGAGAGCATGACGGGCTTCAAGGGCAGgcacgtcgaggcgctggaccTGGCCAAAGTTAAGGAGATCGTCGAGAAGCGGCTCTAG
- a CDS encoding uncharacterized protein (COG:S~EggNog:ENOG503NZSY) yields the protein MATVEEAKAIVQRLTALYGMLDKKMMDDIANWNPQYRQSIDEAWLTLETAASKSIKTLAKQIYGSGARFVFELLQNADDNKFKIAEAQNAPRFVSFKMFQDYVVIDCNEDGFNEKDLEAICAVGKSTKTASGSGYIGNKGIGFKSVFIAASTVYIQSGNYSFQFHHRKTDPGLGMVRPVWKEPTEQLPTPLTHTTLHLHNEGSSTEIEHLRSIIREQLEELQGTCLLFLQRLQCISVEIYGEDGKMQKSTRFTKREVDTYRVSVETTTSIAGSKESTESQIYHITKKIATGVGEGTNREVADSAKGETIVSTAEIVLAFPLTENSRPMVYQKQYVFAFLPIRKLDYRFLIHSDFDTNSSREDVITTSKRNLNLLEWIAKTFVEAVLQFCEDSRLCYVWPSFLPSLEEESSTSAFWSRLNNKIAEEIKATPVLRSRRRIDLRRIREVSILSDDARLADGTPVLETADDLFLSPEYSHSMTRILKPYGLKLLNFFMFVDMVENDIHASDSKMRGRDTTEEWHTVVAKLLLRILANPDLWERLKRLDLIPLRDGNWVSSLSSTVYFPEANGVMIPEDVDMNILEPRATSNQDRKALFKSLSVNEASIRMIRDSILQKFTSLTQGPRLIRSFDAHLRFLYQTSQPRSNHATRGSNEIFGKVILIRENNSRVWPHTIRHGKIGFTNQLVPEKFLGMLEFLWKAEGQRIRDSANLQQMMGNLPARGLCGANFEVKLRDTWLPPERLTSLAKQYMEHPDQFPFLRFERSEDTSNVLGVKWDFMRKYFGVGAEDSVHFLLRLLHHIQKSCPSSPSILQTQCILDLYQAINAKLTTATKASKESASQAVRTFFSQSGVLIPDNNNTSWSKSPDCLWRAPPDMTTKYSLRSLYARTLGEEQLANIENLFCRTVLMPAASSDHLIAELQNLRLIDCTDFTRIKRLYEYLDSLGTGPQQRLAFNDKALIYAQKHNQWSWYKTTDCLWSSTTSIRGKVTLDADYEELKTFFVKTVGVRLLTLQLIYDELRQPKPERDVADLRILITSLSSLLATEKGTSLDPKPIREADVFPVSYCNGTTTLRSAAIDFAIGDRDYLSDKFKDKIALLDYDLEDVHRLKPLFDWLNLTDRYLSYCVKEFTSVPENSGQRITNGPRSLRHKAYHILRIAATFRTTRYQISSSGLYETLSSMTVKATDGIFTSFLIQQNNKTTVVEEAAGNEHIDETPEGLVIYVPRQKTSQELCFSTVLPRKFAEWLMRDPTTNNTDDVDDDAVKALTAVFTCGRFALDEILDRLGIIQLSIHNTDPEDSETEHDDSRDVAQEDVENDVDRQQGRQSTDGLEQSRRLREDHPEILRPHPLLGTISGPDSPVGESHTETLVETTTHQSHMSHHTQPSRPYRPTMRLHSPQFFGHDRPSSIEQTDPDLTINERNSIADDTRYSELLNRVVAAAQRASFPSQGHFDLRSLRETLPTYTTPSEVISFDGLEVRPTFRSSSQFERDKKVGAAGELYVFELLKRLELPGWSHNNWQSRIRTYAKALPEYADMQAWTASETSDLVYDDIEGHFTDMLIGCGHLEESEWRGARPKYFLEVKTTTGPLETPFYVSGKQYRLMEQKHHAEHRSELYIILRVFCLNATAIEMCVYIDPWQLKEDGALRFDSQPWAVTPGEQSVYRR from the exons atggcgacggtAGAAGAAGCAAAGGCCATCGTGCAGCGCCTTACTGCATTATACGGCATGCTGGACAAGAAGATGATGGATGACATTGCCAATTGGAACCCTCAATACCGTCAGAGCATTGACGAAGCCTGGCTCACGCTAGAAACTGCAGCATCGAAGTCGATCAAAAC GCTAGCAAAGCAAATTTATGGGAGCGGTGCTCGTTTTGTATTCGAATTGCTCCAAAATGCAGACGACAACAAGTTCAAGATTGCAGAGGCACAAAATGCGCCTCGCTTTGTCTCGTTCAAGATGTTTCAGGACTACGTTGTCATCGACTGCAACGAAGACGGATTCAATGAGAAAGACTTGGAGGCTATATGCGCTGTGGGCAAAAGCACCAAGACTGCTTCTGGGTCTGGATATATTGGCAACAAAGGCATTGGCTTCAAGTCCGTCTTCATTGCGGCGTCCACTGTCTACATTCAATCTGGAAATTACTCCTTCCAGTTTCATCACAGAAAGACGGATCCGGGGCTCGGGATGGTCCGCCCCGTGTGGAAAGAACCCACAGAACAGCTACCCACGCCTTTGACCCACACGACACTCCATCTCCACAACGAGGGGAGTTCGACGGAGATCGAGCACCTTCGATCCATCATCCGTGAGCAACTAGAAGAGCTACAGGGAACCTGCTTATTGTTTCTTCAAAGGCTGCAGTGCATAAGCGTGGAAATCTACGGTGAGGATGGGAAGATGCAAAAGTCGACGCGGTTCACCAAGCGTGAGGTAGATACCTATCGTGTGTCTGTGGAAACCACCACGTCTATTGCAGGCTCAAAGGAGTCCACGGAGAGTCAGATCTATCACATCACGAAGAAAATTGCGACCGGGGTTGGTGAGGGCACAAATCGTGAGGTAGCAGACTCAGCGAAAGGGGAAACCATTGTTAGCACCGCAGAAATCGTTTTGGCCTTCCCCTTGACGGAGAACTCGAGGCCAATGGTCTATCAAAAGCAGTATGTTTTTGCCTTTCTGCCAATACGGAAACTCGATTATAGG TTCCTCATTCATTCCGATTTCGACACGAATTCCAGTCGCGAGGACGTCATTACTACGTCGAAACGGAATCTTAACCTCCTGGAATGGATTGCCAAAACCTTCGTGGAGGCTGTCTTGCAGTTCTGTGAGGACTCCAGACTTTGTTACGTGTGGCCATCATTTCTTCCATCCCTGGAAGAAGAATCAAGCACTAGTGCTTTTTGGTCGCGTCTAAACAACAAGATTGCAGAGGAGATCAAGGCCACTCCTGTGCTGAGGTCCAGGCGCCGGATAGACCTACGTCGAATAAGAGAGGTTTCGATACTTTCGGATGATGCAAGACTTGCAGACGGCACTCCGGTGCTTGAGACAGCCGATGATCTCTTTTTATCGCCGGAATATTCACACTCCATGACCCGGATTTTAAAACCATATGGCCTTAAATTATTGAATTTTTTCATGTTTGTCGACATGGTAGAGAATGATATCCATGCCTCGGATTCGAAAATGCGCGGGAGAGATACGACTGAAGAATGGCATACTGTCGTTGCGAAGTTGCTTCTGAGGATTTTGGCAAATCCAGATCTTTGGGAGCGTTTAAAACGACTTGACTTGATTCCACTACGAGACGGGAACTGGGTCTCTTCTTTATCATCAACGGTATATTTTCCCGAAGCAAATGGCGTCATGATTCCAGAGGACGTGGACATGAATATCCTCGAACCAAGGGCAACATCAAATCAGGATCGCAAGGCCCTATTCAAGAGTCTTAGTGTGAATGAGGCGTCAATTAGAATGATCAGAGACTCTATACTCCAAAAGTTCACCTCCTTGACACAAGGTCCTCGTCTCATCAGGTCTTTCGACGCACATCTGCGGTTCCTCTATCAAACATCGCAGCCACGATCCAACCACGCTACCAGAGGCTCCAACGAAATTTTCGGCAAAGTTATTCTAATTCGGGAAAACAATTCCCGAGTTTGGCCGCAT ACCATCCGTCATGGCAAGATTGGCTTCACGAATCAGTTGGT ACCAGAAAAGTTTCTCGGGATGCTTGAGTTTCTCTGGAAAGCGGAAGGCCAGCGCATAAGGGACAGTGCAAATCTTCAGCAAATGATGGGGAACCTTCCCGCCAGAGGACTTTGCGGAGCAAATTTCGAAGTCAAACTCAGAGACACTTGGCTTCCGCCTGAAAGGCTCACCAGTCTCGCCAAGCAGTACATGGAACACCCTGACCAGTTCCCATTTCTTCGATTCGAGCGATCTGAAGACACAAGCAACGTGCTCGGCGTTAAGTGGGATTTCATGAGGAAGTATTTCGGCGTGGGAGCTGAGGACTCAGTGCATTTCCTTCTTCGACTTTTACACCACATTCAGAAATCTTGTCCCAGTTCACCATCAATCCTTCAAACGCAGTGCATACTTGATCTATATCAAGCCATCAATGCCAAGCTCACGACTGCTACAAAGGCATCTAAAGAGTCTGCGAGCCAGGCAGTCAG GACCTTTTTCTCTCAGTCTGGTGTCCTCATCCCAGACAATAATAATACATCTTGGTCAAAATCACCGGACTGCCTTTGGCGTGCACCACCGGACATGACGACGAAATACTCTCTGCGAAGTCTCTACGCGAGGACCCTCGGAGAAGAACAACTAGCGAATATTGAAAATTTATTCTGCAGGACTGTGCTCATGCCGGCAGCTTCCTCTGACCATCTGATAGCCGAGCTGCAAAACCTCAGATTGATTGACTGTACGGACTTCACTCGCATAAAACGTCTTTATGAATATCTGGATTCACTGGGGACAGGTCCGCAACAAAG ACTGGCATTCAATGACAAGGCTCTCATCTACGCCCAAAAACACAATCAGTGGAGTTGGTATAAGACAACAGACTGTTTGTGGTCGAGCACTACGTCTATCCGGGGCAAAGTAACTTTGGACGCCGACTATGAAGAGCTGAAGACATTCTTCGTCAAAACTGTGGGCGTCAGGTTGCTTACTCTCCAGCTAATATACGACGAGCTCAGACAACCGAAGCCTGAGCGGGATGTTGCCGACCTCAGAATACTTATTACGTCGCTCAGCAGTCTACTTGCGACAGAGAAAGGCACCTCTCTGGACCCAAAGCCAATTAGGGAGGCTGATGTATTTCCTGTGAGCTATTGCAACGGTACAACCACACTGCGATCTGCGGCAATCGATTTTGCTATTGGGGACAGAGACTATCTGAGTGACAAGTTCAAGGACAAGATCGCTCTCTTGGACTATGACCTGGAAGACGTCCATCGCCTAAAGCCGTTGTTCGACTGGCTGAACCTCACGGATCGATATTTGTCCTATTGCGTCAAGGAATTCACTTCCGTCCCCGAGAATTCTGGGCAACGGATCACAAACGGACCTCGAAGTTTGAGGCACAAAGCGTATCACATCCTTCG AATTGCAGCAACGTTCCGTACCACCCGGTATCAAATTAGCTCATCAGGTTTGTACGAAACGTTGAGCTCAATGACAGTCAAAGCAACAGATGGCATTTTCACCAGTTTCCTCATACAGCAGAACAACAAGACAACGGTCGTCGAAGAGGCGGCTGGGAACGAGCACATTGATGAGACACCGGAAGGACTGGTCATTTACGTACCCAGACAGAAAACATCGCAGGAGCTATGTTTCAGTACAGTCTTGCCTCGCAAGTTTGCCGAGTGGCTCATGCGAGATCCAACAACGAACAACACAGACGATGTGGACGATGACGCTGTCAAGGCGCTGACAGCTGTGTTCACTTGTGGTCGCTTCGCATTGGACGAGATCCTCGATCGCTTGGGCATCATACAGCTGTCTATTCACAATACAGATCCTGAAGATTCAGAAACAGAGCACGACGATTCTCGGGATGTTGCACAGGAGGACGTGGAAAATGACGTCGATCGTCAACAGGGGCGGCAATCAACAGACGGTCTTGAGCAGTCCCGCAGACTTCGCGAAGACCACCCTGAGATTTTGAGGCCCCATCCGCTCTTGGGAACTATCAGCGGTCCCGATTCGCCAGTTGGGGAAAGTCATACAGAGACATTGGTAGAGACAACTACCCATCAAAGTCACATGTCTCATCACACGCAGCCGTCCCGTCCTTATCGACCTACAATGCGTCTCCATTCTCCGCAATTTTTCGGACACGATAGACCTTCTTCGATAGAGCAGACCGATCCTGATTTAACGATCAATGAGAGAAACAGCATTGCCGACGATACACGATACTCCGAGCTCTTGAATAGAGTAGTCGCTGCGGCCCAGCGGGCATCGTTTCCATCTCAAGGTCACTTCGACCTCCGGAGCTTACGAGAGACCTTGCCCACATACACTACGCCGAGTGAGGTGATAAGCTTTGACGGCTTGGAAGTCCGTCCTACGTTTCGATCAAGTAGCCAATTCGAGCGAGACAAGAAAGTAGGCGCGGCTGGAGAACTCTAC GTGTTCGAGCTTCTGAAAAGACTGGAACTGCCAGGTTGGAGCCACAACAACTGGCAGAGCAGGATCAGGACTTATGCGAAGGCTCTCCCTGAGTACGCAGACATGCAAGCATGGACGGCGAGCGAAACCTCGGATCTAGTCTACGACGATATAGAAGGCCACTTTACGGACATGCTCATTGGCTGCGGTCACCTCGAAGAGAGCGAGTGGCGCGGTGCTCGGCCCAAGTACTTCTTGGAAGTCAAAACCACTACTGGACCACTCGAGACACCGTTCTATGTCAGTGGGAAGCAGTATAGACTT ATGGAGCAGAAACACCACGCAGAGCACCGTTCAGAGTTATACATCATCTTGCGAGTCTTTTGCTTAAATGCGACGGCGATCGAGATGTGCGTGTACATCGACCCGTGGCAACTCAAGGAGGATGGGGCATTGCGGTTTGATAGTCAACCCTGGGCTGTAACACCTGGAGAACAGTCAGTATATCGGCGGTAA